GCGCCACCAGCGAGTGCCCCCAATCCGGATCGACCGTGCCATCGGGTAGTGCCGCTAATTCGAGATGCACGTGCAGGGTCAGCGCCGAGACGACATGTGCGAGAGGATATATTTGAAAGCGCGAATAGTAGGCCTCGTGACGCTGCGGCTCCGCATCAATCGAGCTCGCGTGCAACCAATCGCCTTGTCCGGGTGCCCAGATAAGTCCGTGCTCGCGCCAGTTCGCGGCGTAATGCGTCGTCGGGTCGAACTGGGCCATCTCGACCCGTGTTTCGCCGGCCCAGGTTTCGCCATCCTCGAGCGCCCCGAGATGGCGCAGCCCATCCGCCGTCCGCTCCAGCTTTACCGTGAGGTCGGATTTATAGATCCGCATCATCGGCCGGAAAACGCCCAGGCGCTCGAAGCGCCGCAGACGCGTGACATCGATATTGACGTTCCGCTCCTTGCAGAAGCTTGCGAACTCCGCCGCGCGCATCAGCCGGCAGACTCGAAAGGCATCATGTTCGATGAGTACGGAGAGAAGGTCGGACGGCAAGCGCATGCAATCGCTGATAGCCGTTAGAGATCGCGCTTGCGACTCTCGGTTCCGCCAATATAGCCGTCGTTTGGAGCGTCGGATCGCGCCGTCGAAACTTAGCGTTCGTTCACAGGTAATTCGTCGACACGATCGACCATCGTTGAGATATTTCGGCTTGTCTGGTTAGGAGCGCCAAAGCAGAAAACCTGACATCCGGGTATGTTTGCAGCGATGACCAAACTCGTCCCAAGCAGCTTAGGTGTATTGATCGTAGCGCCACAATAACCGCAGTCGACGCGCTGGGCGAGTTCATCGATCGACATCCAGCCTTTGAGATTGCAGGCCGGACACAGAAGCTCAGACCCAACGCGGAAGATGCGTTTCTCGACGAGGCGACGCAGCGGCTTGATTCACGAGAGCCCGGCCCGAAGGGTAAGGCTATCCTTAGACTAACCTTGCAGAATATCTCGCAATCATGTCCGATAGGTCCATGAGCGATATTTGGGCATCCATTACTAATCGGGAAATCGCCACTGTATTTTGGTTTGGCGTTTTATTGGCTTTCGTCCTCGTAGGGCGCGATACGCGGCAAGGGTTGGCGGGCGTCCTGCGGACGTTTTTCAACCCCGTCATTGTGTTGCCACTTATACTCGCGGCTCTTTACGCATCAGGCGAAATCTACCTAACAACCAAGCTCGGTTGGTGGTCGCTCGCCAATCTGAAAACGACCGTCATCTGGATCGTCACGTTTGCGTTCGTGACAATGTTCGAAGTCGTCTCGGCCAAAAATCGCAAGTGCGGGCTGGGCCGGATCACGAAAGAGATTTTCACGGTCGCGACCGTGCTGACGTTTATCACCGAGCTTCAGAGTTTCCCGCTCCTAGTCGAACTGATCGCCCTGCCTGCCGTCGCCTTCATCGTCATGGCCGCCGAAGTCGCAAAACACCGCCCCGAACACGCGTCTGACACCAAACTTTTCGGGGCGATCACCGCCATGATCGGCCTGGGCTATTTCGGGTTCAGCCTGTGGATGACGATTGCAGAATGGCAAAAGAATGCGACCTGGGCGAACGCTCTGGAATTCGCACTCCCCATCTGGCTGTCGGTCGGATTTCTACCGTTTCTCTACGGGTGGCGCATCTACATCGCCTATAGTGAGACGTTCGTGACGATCTCCATCTTCGGCCTTGACCCAAAGCTGGTTCCATTCGCTCGCTGGCTCGCCATCACGCGCATTGGCAGCGACATCGATCTGCTTGAGCGCTGGAGGTGCTCGATCCAGCATTCACGGCCAGCGGACAAGATAGAACTGCGGCATTCGCTCACAGCGCTGCTGGCGCTCAAGGCTCAGGAAAATGCACCGCCGGACGTGCCGCCACAGCAAGGTTGGTCGCCCTATCTGGCGATGAAGTTTATGACCGACATGGGGTTTGAAACCGGCCATTATCATCACAGCTTCGAAGAGGAATGGTGTGCCTCAAGCCTGATGTGCGCATTCGGAAACGGCATGCCGATGCCCAATAACATCGCGTATTATATCGAGGGTAACGCATCCGCTGCCAACATTCTCAAGCTCAAGCTGAATGTGAACGATCCAGCCTCACCGAACGAGGCAGAGAATATGTTCGTGGTCCACTGCATGTATCTACTCGAACAGGCAGTGAGCCTGAACGCGGTGGAGCGCATGAAAATGGACATCGCCACCCTCGGCGAGTTTGAAAATGAAATCCCCTACGGCTCAGTCGCCCTATCGCGCGAGGACTTCATCGGCGGTATTAAAGGCGGGTATTCGCGGAAGTTTGAATTGCGCCGGGGATTGCCAATCAACGGAAGCAGCTAGCGGGCCGCCTATGATATGAGGAACGTCACCATCGCGAGTGCCAGTCCTGGCAGCGCCAGCCAGATAGATTTTTTTAGAAGTGCGTATTTCCGGGTGCACACCCTCGCCACGTCAAAACAGTGCCGGAGCCGCGCCGCTGTCAGGTCAGAGTCCGACCGAGAGGCGATGTCGCTGACATATTCATCGCCCGACGCACGGCCCCCAACATCACCAAAGAACACCAGCCCCGCATCTCCGGGAGAGGAGCGCAGGCGAGGCGCGATCACCAAAAACGCGCATATCGCCGAAACGATCAGAAACAAGATAGCAGTGGCTGTGATTCCGAACTTTGCCGAGAGCGCGGGATGCCACAAAATCTCTCGCACGGCATCCTTGCCAAGTAAATAGGCCAGCACGCCCGATATGACGCCGAAACCCACACCGGCTTTGGCATCAGCCAATTGGATATAATGCCGGACATAGCCCTCGTGGAACGTCGCAAATTCACCATGATGCGCTTCCAGCGAAGATACCGGCACAGGTTGTATCGTTGCGGTCGCAGTCGGCGGTGCCACGATGCCCGGCGCATTCTCGATCTCAGGCGGTAACAGGATCGGAGTTTGATGTTCTTCGGTTTGTTGGCTGCTCATAGGATTGGCGCTTTCCAGCGTCCTATATAACGCCAAAAGGGGTATGGGGCTTGTGATTGCTGATAGTGCCAGCCGGTGTCTTCGGTTTCTAAATTGACCCAATTTTCTAGCCAAAGGGCCGGAAGTCCGCGCAGCATTTGATCGCCGAGCAAGATGGTGTTCGCCTTCGCAACGGAGAGCATCTTGGATGCGATGTTGGCCGTCGTGCCAACGGCTACGATCCCGTTGAAGCGGCGCGCGGCTCCGACTTTCGCAACGGTGATGAAGCCATGATCCATGCAAATGCGAAAATCGAGCGGCGGAATTCCTGCCCGTTGCAGCACCGGATTAATCAGGTCCGCCGCCGCGAACATGGTGAGAGCGCAGGACACGGCCCGCTGCTGAATGGAAATACCCGCAAGATCGTTGCGGGCAAAATAGGCCATGAGGCCATCGCCCGTGTTCTTCTCGACCACGCCGCCATGGTCCTCAATGATGTGGATCATCTCGGTGAAAAAGAGCGAGAGCACCTGCATGATGGACGCTTGCTCCTCCATCGTTTCGCAGGAGCGCTGCGAGAATTTGCAGATATCCAAAAAGAGGACTGTCGCTTCAATTCTTCGACCATCATGGATCGCGATATCATCGGGATCAGGGATGGCATACCCTGCGCCGATGCCAGTAGGACGGGTCGTGATCTTGTTGAGCGTCTTTACGATCCGGTCGATCTGCGCGCGATAATATGGTGCCGTGAGTTCATCTGAAGATGGATTGGGCATTATTTGATCCAATAGGTCTGATAGCCGGGCATGCCGACCAGAGTGCCTTCAAACGGGACTTCAGTTGCGCGTTCGAGCCATCCGACGTGAATAAGCTGATAGAGGCAGCGTCCGATCAAAAGCTCATTGGGTTTACAGGCTTCCTCGATCTTGACGGCCCGGTTGAGGGCATCGCTCACAACTTCCTGGCAGACAAAACCCGTAGTAGGCACCGACATCGTCTTGATCTTGGCTTCGCCAAAATCAGCGCCGACGCGGATACTGATAGGTTCGATCCCACATTTCTCGAGCGCGGGATTGAGCGATTGATGAAGGACGGCAAGAAGGGTCAGCCCCATATCGACCACGTTGTCAGATACGCGCGTGAAGGACGGATGATCGATGAAGGCGATAAAACCGTCGCCCTTGGTCTTAAGGATCGATCCATTAAACTGTCCGACAACCGTACCTAGCTCGCGTGTGAACAGCTCATAGGCACGGTCGAACGCGGCGGCATCGCGCCGCCTCAAGGCCGTTGCTCCGCAAATATCTACCGAAAGAAAGCCGACCAGCCGTTCTTGACCGCCCATGTCCAGTTCGCGGTGCGATGCCGCGCTTTCGGTAGGCGGCGTATATTCGCCGGAGTCCATTTCGTCGCTCAGCGCCGCATGGCGGGACTGCGCGTATTCGCTTGTTGAAGCGATGCTCGGCGAAAGCTCGTAAATCGGAACGCCAGAAAATCCGGCGACCATGTCATTGAGCGAAACCGCATGTCCGAGATATTTGTCGATATAGAGGGTGTCGCCATCTCTCTCCATATGCGTGTAGCGGCGAGGGTCAGGTAGCATCTTGACCGAGACGCGCCCCTCTTCCCCTACATCGACCGTCTCCATCACGAAGTCAGCGCGCTGGGGCATGCGCGCTAATTCCTGTTGCAGTGCCGAAAACATATGGGGAACATATCACAGCTCCACTGACACGGGAAGCATGCCGCTACCGCTCATCGACAAGAAAATCCATGTTCGTTTCGGACATAATCAACAATTGGGCCGGCTCGCCATCGTCCCGTTTATGTTCCATGCCTGACGGGGAATTGCGATGGGTACGCGAGCCGCAGTGGGCATAAATGAGACGCTATAGTCTCGTGATTCTGATTGGCCTGTTTCGTCGTTTGCCTCTACGTTGCTTGACCAAAACGATTTTAGTTCATGCTGCTTCGGTTGGGGGCCCAGACCGGGAAAGCGGTAGGTCTGCGCCCGGGAATAGAAAAATCGACCTCGAACGGCCGGGATGCGTCGGGCACGGAAGCCGCCACCGACGCATCCGGCATCCGAATGTCCGCTATTCCATCTGTGCGGCTGCAACCTGTCGTTCCGGAACGTCCCCAGTAGCCGCCATTGCGTCGATCAAATTGCGCATGGCCAAGCGGGAACTTTGACCCGCTTTCTTACCTCCAGCAGATCGCGATCAGCCCTCCTTCAATCAGCACCTTTGTTCAATTTCTGGATAAGCTTACGACGCTTGGAAGTTTGCGGCTGAGCTGGCTTAACAGCACCTGCGCTGCTGTTGTTTTTCGCAGCAGACGTGCGCCCGGCTTTGCGACCTGTTGCATCGTTGCCCCGTCCGGTTGGTATCCGCCCCAGACCATTCTGTTTCGCAATAGCCCCACGTTGTGCAGCATAGTTGGGCGCAACCAGCGCATGATCTGCGGGCAAGCCCCAACGCGCCCGGTATTCCTCCGATGTGAGCCCGTGCTCCGCTCCAAGATGGCGTTTAAGCATCTTCATCTTCCTGCCGCATTCAAGGCAAGCCACATGATCAGGCCTGATGGATGCGCGGATCGACACAGCAGGCTCCAGCGGCACTTGCTGTACAACCGGCTCTGCCCCCAGACCGGACAGCGCATCGAACACGCGCGTGATCAACGCAGATACCTGATCGATGGGAACATCATTATTGCTCACATGTGCTGCAACAATATCGGACGTCAGCGTGATCAGCTCTTCCCGATCATGCATGCTCTGTGTCATCGAAATCACCTTTCATAACAAATGATCGCATTGGCCATCAGATGGCCGTGATTGCGATCCTCTTGTCCCGTATGGAAAATACGCGCGCAAATCTTCGTGCGCGCTGCTCATTTCATTGGAATGGTGCCATAAGAGCAGGAAGTTTATCCCGCAAGTCCCCGAGCTCGTGCGGACCTGTTTCGCGACGGATCGCGATATCTCGATGCCTGATCCGACTAATCATCGGCACGCTCCGCTTCCACCTCGCCTGCCAATGTTTACCCCGGCAGATATTTTGCTTCCTGCTCCCGCCAGTCTGATGGAACAGCACCTGTCGCCAGCAGTGCCTTGCTATCGACACCTGCGCGCAATCTCCCCTCTGTAATGGCATCGACAATACCGGGGGCAAGAAATGCAAGGCGCACCACCCGCGTGATATAGGAGGGGCTAAGCTGTTCGCGTCTGGCAAGGGCGGCAATATCGCAAGTACCGCTGCACAGTTCCTTCCACCAGCGCTGTGCCTTAACCAGAAGGCGGATCAATACGGGATCGGGCAATGACGATGATGCCGTCATGCCGTCATCCTGTACAAGACGCACCACCATTCCGGTTCTGCGTAGCCGAGCTGGCACGTTGTGCCTGATAGTATGCATTAACGCACTGCCATCTATCCCGAACAGATCTGCCAGCGCTGCGGCCCTGATTTCGATGGCGATGTGATCGGGGTGTACGACAATCCGTGTAACGAGGGCCCGCATCTGCGCATTGCCCCATTCCAGCATCTGCTTTTGCCGCATCATGCTGTGGCCTGCGATACGGGCATAGACATCTGGGGTCACAGGCAAGCAGCACCGTTCCATAAGTGTAGCCGGATCATCGATCAGGCTGGTGAGTTCTCTTATGACCACCTGTTCGATTTCCCTTGCGGGTAAGCGGATCGAAGTGGGGGATTGCGCATGATCCGCGCCGTTGGGCGCTCGTTGCGCATAATAGCGATAACGCTGCCGGCCTTTGTTTGTGTGCACCGCGATCAGGGGCGTGCCTGTCTCATCGAAGAGCAGGCCCGCCAGCAGGCTGGCACGCGCCTGTCGGTTCTGGCGCACACCTCTCACATTATCAGAAAGCTGCTGCTGCACCTTTTCCCATGTCTCCCTCTCGATAATCGCGGGATGATTACCGGGATAGCGCGTGCCTTTGTGCGCGATATCCCCAGCATAGATGGGATTGCGCAGGATTGCGTAGAGCTGTCCCCGGGTAAACGCACATCCCCCATAGCGACGTCCCTTCCCCGTGACCCTTTGCGGGGTGTGAAGCCTGTCTCGTGCGAGTGTATCGGCAACCAGCCGCACATTGGTGAGCTTCAGATAGCGGGCGAAGATATCGCGCACCAGTGCAGCATGGTCTTCCTCAATGGCAAGGCTGCGTCCATCTGGCCGGTAACCTAGCGGCGGGATCCCGCCCATCCACATGCCCCGTGCCTTCGAGGCTGCTATCTTGTCCCGGATACGTTCGGCGGTCACTTCCCGCTCGAACTGGGCAAAGGACAACAGCATGTTGAGCGTCAGCCGTCCCATACTGGTGGTGGTGTTGAAGGACTGGGTAACAGACACAAAGCTCGTGCCCGCGGCATCGAAGGCTTCGACCAGCTTGGCAAAGTCGAGCAGGGAGCGCGTCAACCGGTCGACCTTGTAGACCACGATGATATCGATCCGTCCTGCCGCAATATGGGCCAGCAGCCGCTGCAAGGCGGGCCGCTCCAGCGTTCCACCCGACAGGCCACCATCATCATAGTCCTCCGGTATCAGTTGCCAGCCTTCGCTGACCTGGCTGAGAATATATGCGGCGCAGGCTTCACGCTGGGCATCAAGCGAGTTGAACCCCTGTTCCAGTCCCTCCTCGCTCGATTTGCGGGTATAGATCGCACAACGCACCGCTTTCATGCTGCGACCTTCTTTTGCTTGAGGCCAAAGAAGGCTGGGCCTGACCAGCGCGTGCCCGTAATCGCCCTGGCCACTTCACTTAGGGAACGCCATTCCTTCCCCTGCCATGAAATGACGCCATCCTCACCTATCGTGACCTGATGAACCGTTCCATTCCATTCACGAACAAGACGCATGCCAGGCCGCGCCGGCCGTGTGGTTGTCTTGTCCATAGCAAGCTGATCAAGGCGTTGCCTGGTTGCGCGAGAGATGCCTCCTGAGACACTTGCCTGCAGCTCCCATGCGAGCGCCAGACGCAGCAGACCGGCACTGACACGCGGCAACGGTTTTCCTGTGTGTCTGCCCCATGCCGCTTTCAACTCCCCGAAGGACAGGTCTTCCAGCAAGGCTACATCGTACGGCGCGGCCTTCCCCTTCCCCGTCACGCCGACTTCTCCAGGCGATAGCAGGTGTCGGGGCCGGTTTTACCGCGCACAATGACATGGCCTCGCTTGCGCAGGCCAGTGAGCGCAGCGCGGATTGTGTGGGGTTGCCAGCCGGTAGCCGTCATCAATTACGCCGATGTCGCGCCTTGCTCTGATTCAAGCAGCGTCAGGATCAGTGTCAGTTTGGTCGCTGGCTTGGGTGTTGAAGGCGCTGGCATCCCTGCATCCGGGGGCGACGCTGATACTTTGGGCAGGACAGATGGAACTGTCTGGTGCGCCTTATCACCCTGCCTGCGGGCTGACGGGGTCGCCACCTCTTTCATGTCCGCAGGCGTGCGGGCCATGCGTCGCACACGGCGTTTCTGACCGCTGGCCGGTTCAGCTTGATCCCTGACGGTAGGGTTCTTGTCTTTCTGCAGTCTTGTCACAGGTGGTCTCCATCAAGGAAGCCGCCTTATGCTGCTCCCACCACCTGCAGCCCCGCCAGTCCGAGCCGGTCAGGGTCACGAACCGCCGTTACAATCACCGCGATCCGTGAACACCACCATGCTCACTTTCAACACCAAGTCGAATGGTTTGTGCGGGCTTAACCGTACCGTATCCGCATCGCGACGATCTCGTGCATTCGTTGCCGAACCGCCGTGCGCGGATCCCGCATGCTCGGCTTTCGCTGGGTCGAGCGATGCCCCGTCATGACAAGGCATGCCCGGCGCTCGCTGTAGCCGTGTGACGACACGACATAGGCTACAACTTCCTTCATGAGCGCCGGCCGGGAAACTTTTTTGACAGAACGTCCTGCAGCACCGCCTTGTCGAGGCTCAGCTCTGCAACCAGCTTCTTCAACCGCACATTTTCCTCAACGACCTGTTTGAGTTCGCGGACCTGATCCGATTCCAGCCCGCCATATTGTCGCTTCCATCTGTAGAATGTCTGCTCGGTAATCCCGACTTGACGGACCAAATCCGCCACCGGAAGGCCCAGTTCCGCCTGCTTCAATACCGCTACGATCTGCTCGGTAGAAAACCGCTTCCGTTTCATCGACGTATCTCCTTCCAAAGGAAAATCCGCCGGAAATACTAACTCTGCAACCGGACCACTTTCACAATGTCACCTCAATGAAGGAGGAATGTCATGTCGAGGAAGCACAAGCCTGTCCAAGCAAGATTTGCACGGCGCGCAGGTTACCGGTCGCTTTGTAGATGGGTGACAGGTGTTGGTTTAAAGCGAAGCGAGTATGGCACGCACTCACTTCGCCGAACGAAGGCATCGATCATCTACAGGGCCACTGGCAACCTTCGCGCCGTTCAGATCCTGCTCGGCCATAGCAAGATCGAGAATACGGTACGCTATCTCGGGATCGACGTGGAAGACGCGCTCGCCCTCGCGGAAAATACCGAAATTTGAGTGTCGGCTCCTCGTCTATGGCGAGGGGCCATTTAGCGCAGCCACCAGCGGATCAAGGCTCCCACCAGCGCCAAGCCAAGAACGCTAGCAGACCAGATGCCGGCGAACCAACCTAGCCGGCTTAGCAACAGCCGCATCAGTGGTAGCCCTCCGTACCGACCTTGCCGCGGAACACCCAGTAGGACCATGCCGTATACGCCAGGATGACAGGCACCATAATGGCGGCCCCCACCAGCATGAACACCTGACTGCGCACCGGCGCTGCTGCCTCCCAGATCGTCACGCGCGCCGGGACGACGTCCGGCCATATCGAAACGCCCAGACCGGTCAGGCAAAGCCCGAACAGGGCGAGCGCCCAGAGAAACGGCTGCGCATCGCGCTTCTGCCTGAGGCTGCGATAGAAGAGGAATGTCACGATGAGCGTGGCGAGCGGCACTTGCGCGGTTGCCAGCACGCCGGGGAAGCTCAGCCAACGATGATAGTATTGCGTCTCGAGCCGCAGTGTCGCGAGACTGATGACGCCGATCATGATGAGCAGGCCGATCCCTAGCCGGCCGGCATAGGTCACCGCCTGTCGCTGCAGGCCGCCTGCGGTCTTCCAGTTGAGCCAGCAAGCGCCGAGCAGGGCATACCCGACAAGCAACCCGACGCCCGTCAGCAGGCTGAACGGCGACAGCCATTCCCACCAGCCCCCGGCATAGCTTCGCCCCTCGACCGTGATGCCCTGCAACAACGCGCCCAACGCAATGCCTTGGGCAAAGGTGGCAATCACCGACCCTGCCGTGAAGGCCCCGTCCCAGAAAGCGCGATGCGCCGGGTCGCGCCAGCGGAACTCAAACGCAACGCCGCGCAACACGAGCCCGAGTAGCATCGCAATCATCGGTGCGTAGAGCGCCGGAAGGATTATCGCATAGGCCAGCGGAAATGCGGCAAACAAGCCGCCAACGCCCATCACCAGCCATGTTTCGTTGCCGTCCCAGACGGGCGCGATGCTGTTCATCGCGGTGTCCCTCTCCTGCCCGACCTTGAAGAAAGGAAACAGGATGCCGATGCCAAGATCGAAGCCGTCCATCACGACATAGGCGATAATGGCGAAACCGATGATGCAGGCCCAGATAACGGTGAGGTCGATCATGCCGAAGTTCCCTCGATGATAGCCGCTGCGGGTGTGATACCTGCGCTGCGAATGGGCGCGTCGCTCGGCGGGGTTTCATGCGCCTCGGGCGGCTTCTTCATCAGATGAAGCAGGTACCAGATACCCATGCCGAACACGGTGAAATAGACGACAACGAATGCCAGCAGCGACGAGGCCACCGCCGGGGCATCGAGCGGCGAAGCGCTCTGGGTGGTCCTGAGCAACCCATAGACCGTGAAGGGTTGCCGCCCGACTTCAGTCACGATCCAGCCGGACAGCACGGCAATCAGTCCCGACGGCCCCATGATCACAGCGAAACGGTGTAGCAGCGGCCAATCGTAGAGCGATTTTCGCCAGCGCGCGATGATGCTCAGAATTCCGATCCCGAGCATTGCAAACCCGATGGCGACCATTACGCGGAACGCCCAGAATACAATACCGACAGGCGGTTGATCAGCTTGCGGCACTGTATCAAGACCGTTCAAAGGCGCATTGAGGTCGTGTTTCAGGATCAACGACGACGCCTTGGGTATCTCGATGGCATAATCCACCCGCTGTTCCGCGCTGTTGGGGATGCCGAACAGAATCAAAGGCGCCCCGTTCGGATGGCTCTGAAAATGGCCTTCCATCGCCATCACCTTCACTGGCTGATGTTCGATGGTATTGAGCCCGTGCATGTCGCCCGCGAAAATCTGGATGGGCGCGACGATGGCAGCCATCCACATCGCCATAGAGAACATCTTGCGCGCGCCGGGATTATTGCGGTCCTTGAGAAGATGCCAAGCGCCTACTGCGCCTACGATGAAGGCTGTCGTCAGATAGGCGGCAAGAACGGTATGAACGAGCCGATAGGGGAAGCTGGGATTGAAGATGATCGTCAGCCAGCTTGGTCCCGGCAGGAACTGGCCGTTGGCGCCAACCTCATAGCCGATGGGCGTCTGCATCCAGCTGTTGACCGAAAGAATCCAGAATGCGGAGATGAAAGTCCCGAGTGCGACCGCAAGCGTCGCGACAAAGTGCAGCTTGCGTCCGACCTTGTTGATCCCGAACAGCATAACCCCGAGGAATCCGGCTTCCAGAAAGAAGGCGGTCAGCACCTCATAGGCCATCAACGGGCCGATGACCGGTCCCGCCTTGTCCGAGAACACCGACCAGTTGGTGCCGAACTGATAGGACATGACGATGCCTGATACGACGCCCATCGCGAACACGACGGCGAAGATCTTCAGCCAGTAGCGGAACAGGTTGGCATAAACACCCTTGCCCGTCTTCAGCCACAGGACTTCGAGCACCGCCAGATAGCTCGCCAGCCCGATGGAAAAGGCCGGGAAGAGGAAGTGAAAGCTCACCGTGAAGGCGAATTGCGCCCTTGCAAGAATGATGGCGTCCATGAATATCCCCGTTCAGCTGGCGAGTTCGGCCCAGCTCTTGAATAGCATGTAGATGGCGACGACGAGCACGAAGACTGCAAACAGGCTGTTCAACCGGCCCTTTTCGGCCGCCAGCACTTGCGACGTTCGTGTGCCGATCACGCTACCGATAACGCCGCCGACAATGAACACGCCGGCCAGACCCCAAAGGGCATACCCCGAGAGCGCGTAGTTGAGCGCTGTCGTCAGGCCGAAGGCCGCGACCGCTACAAGTGAGGTGCCGATCGCGCGCAATATGGGCATGTGCGTTGAAGCGATCAGGCCCGGCACGATAAGGAAACCGCCACCGATCCCGAAGAAACCGGAAAAGGCGCCAGTACCGAGGCCATAGCCGACGACCTTGCCGACATTTTCCCGATTGCACTGTGCGCCTTCGACCCCTTGGTCACCGCGTCCGCGGAACATCAGGACCGCCACCACGATCATCAGGATCGCGAACAAGAAGAGCAGTTTGTGCCCATCTATGCTCTTGCCGACCGTCGAGCCGCCGAGCGCGCCGACGACGCCGGCGGCCGCATAGATGCCGCCGCATCGCCAGTTCACGGTGCGAGCGTGGGCATGGTTCCAGAGGCCGGCAAGTGCGTTAGCCGCAACGGCGAGCGCGCTGGTGCCGATGGCCTCATGTGGATTGCGAACACCCACGAG
This genomic window from Caenibius tardaugens NBRC 16725 contains:
- a CDS encoding recombinase family protein, which codes for MKAVRCAIYTRKSSEEGLEQGFNSLDAQREACAAYILSQVSEGWQLIPEDYDDGGLSGGTLERPALQRLLAHIAAGRIDIIVVYKVDRLTRSLLDFAKLVEAFDAAGTSFVSVTQSFNTTTSMGRLTLNMLLSFAQFEREVTAERIRDKIAASKARGMWMGGIPPLGYRPDGRSLAIEEDHAALVRDIFARYLKLTNVRLVADTLARDRLHTPQRVTGKGRRYGGCAFTRGQLYAILRNPIYAGDIAHKGTRYPGNHPAIIERETWEKVQQQLSDNVRGVRQNRQARASLLAGLLFDETGTPLIAVHTNKGRQRYRYYAQRAPNGADHAQSPTSIRLPAREIEQVVIRELTSLIDDPATLMERCCLPVTPDVYARIAGHSMMRQKQMLEWGNAQMRALVTRIVVHPDHIAIEIRAAALADLFGIDGSALMHTIRHNVPARLRRTGMVVRLVQDDGMTASSSLPDPVLIRLLVKAQRWWKELCSGTCDIAALARREQLSPSYITRVVRLAFLAPGIVDAITEGRLRAGVDSKALLATGAVPSDWREQEAKYLPG
- a CDS encoding DUF2924 domain-containing protein, with protein sequence MTGKGKAAPYDVALLEDLSFGELKAAWGRHTGKPLPRVSAGLLRLALAWELQASVSGGISRATRQRLDQLAMDKTTTRPARPGMRLVREWNGTVHQVTIGEDGVISWQGKEWRSLSEVARAITGTRWSGPAFFGLKQKKVAA
- a CDS encoding cytochrome ubiquinol oxidase subunit I, producing MDAIILARAQFAFTVSFHFLFPAFSIGLASYLAVLEVLWLKTGKGVYANLFRYWLKIFAVVFAMGVVSGIVMSYQFGTNWSVFSDKAGPVIGPLMAYEVLTAFFLEAGFLGVMLFGINKVGRKLHFVATLAVALGTFISAFWILSVNSWMQTPIGYEVGANGQFLPGPSWLTIIFNPSFPYRLVHTVLAAYLTTAFIVGAVGAWHLLKDRNNPGARKMFSMAMWMAAIVAPIQIFAGDMHGLNTIEHQPVKVMAMEGHFQSHPNGAPLILFGIPNSAEQRVDYAIEIPKASSLILKHDLNAPLNGLDTVPQADQPPVGIVFWAFRVMVAIGFAMLGIGILSIIARWRKSLYDWPLLHRFAVIMGPSGLIAVLSGWIVTEVGRQPFTVYGLLRTTQSASPLDAPAVASSLLAFVVVYFTVFGMGIWYLLHLMKKPPEAHETPPSDAPIRSAGITPAAAIIEGTSA
- a CDS encoding adenylate/guanylate cyclase domain-containing protein; protein product: MPNPSSDELTAPYYRAQIDRIVKTLNKITTRPTGIGAGYAIPDPDDIAIHDGRRIEATVLFLDICKFSQRSCETMEEQASIMQVLSLFFTEMIHIIEDHGGVVEKNTGDGLMAYFARNDLAGISIQQRAVSCALTMFAAADLINPVLQRAGIPPLDFRICMDHGFITVAKVGAARRFNGIVAVGTTANIASKMLSVAKANTILLGDQMLRGLPALWLENWVNLETEDTGWHYQQSQAPYPFWRYIGRWKAPIL
- a CDS encoding adenylate/guanylate cyclase domain-containing protein; protein product: MFSALQQELARMPQRADFVMETVDVGEEGRVSVKMLPDPRRYTHMERDGDTLYIDKYLGHAVSLNDMVAGFSGVPIYELSPSIASTSEYAQSRHAALSDEMDSGEYTPPTESAASHRELDMGGQERLVGFLSVDICGATALRRRDAAAFDRAYELFTRELGTVVGQFNGSILKTKGDGFIAFIDHPSFTRVSDNVVDMGLTLLAVLHQSLNPALEKCGIEPISIRVGADFGEAKIKTMSVPTTGFVCQEVVSDALNRAVKIEEACKPNELLIGRCLYQLIHVGWLERATEVPFEGTLVGMPGYQTYWIK
- the cydB gene encoding cytochrome d ubiquinol oxidase subunit II, whose translation is MIDLTVIWACIIGFAIIAYVVMDGFDLGIGILFPFFKVGQERDTAMNSIAPVWDGNETWLVMGVGGLFAAFPLAYAIILPALYAPMIAMLLGLVLRGVAFEFRWRDPAHRAFWDGAFTAGSVIATFAQGIALGALLQGITVEGRSYAGGWWEWLSPFSLLTGVGLLVGYALLGACWLNWKTAGGLQRQAVTYAGRLGIGLLIMIGVISLATLRLETQYYHRWLSFPGVLATAQVPLATLIVTFLFYRSLRQKRDAQPFLWALALFGLCLTGLGVSIWPDVVPARVTIWEAAAPVRSQVFMLVGAAIMVPVILAYTAWSYWVFRGKVGTEGYH
- a CDS encoding DUF3489 domain-containing protein yields the protein MTATGWQPHTIRAALTGLRKRGHVIVRGKTGPDTCYRLEKSA
- a CDS encoding Pycsar system effector family protein, whose product is MSSQQTEEHQTPILLPPEIENAPGIVAPPTATATIQPVPVSSLEAHHGEFATFHEGYVRHYIQLADAKAGVGFGVISGVLAYLLGKDAVREILWHPALSAKFGITATAILFLIVSAICAFLVIAPRLRSSPGDAGLVFFGDVGGRASGDEYVSDIASRSDSDLTAARLRHCFDVARVCTRKYALLKKSIWLALPGLALAMVTFLIS
- a CDS encoding MucR family transcriptional regulator — its product is MHDREELITLTSDIVAAHVSNNDVPIDQVSALITRVFDALSGLGAEPVVQQVPLEPAVSIRASIRPDHVACLECGRKMKMLKRHLGAEHGLTSEEYRARWGLPADHALVAPNYAAQRGAIAKQNGLGRIPTGRGNDATGRKAGRTSAAKNNSSAGAVKPAQPQTSKRRKLIQKLNKGAD